Below is a genomic region from Plasmodium relictum strain SGS1 genome assembly, chromosome: 13.
CTGACAAAGTTAGTGAAGATTTAAATGATGAAACAAGTGAAGAATTTAATGAAGAAGTCAGTGAAGAATTATGTGATGAAAAAGATGAAGAATTATGTgatgaagaagatgaagaattaagtaatgaagaagatgaagaatTAAGTAAAGAAGAAGATAAAGAATTAAGTAAAGAAGAAGATAAAGAATTAagtaaaatatgaaataataattaataaaaaaaaataaggaataggataattaaatttataaaaataaaaaaaaagataaaagtTTGTTTTGTCTACCTTTTTGATAGTTTTTGCATTTTGTTTTCAAATAGAAATACTTAAAGCTTATGTATGCATTTAAAATATCAACATATTTtaactaaaataaaaattaaataaaaaagaaatacattttgttttatttattaattatttttctttttttttttgttgaaatcgttatttttctatttttaaaaaaatattatttgattGTGGCATCTTTTTTTATccttctttttatattaataaatatattaatatacttAGAAATAcgattaaatttttaatataaatttttctgAGTTCTTcaaaaatgtaaattaagatactatatttcataaaaaaattctaagACTTATCTAAATATTAGCATTAGaaagttaattttttcttgttattctttatatttttccatatgttaaaaaaaaaaaaaagcaaattttttatataaaatgtatttaagaaataaatatgtaaacATATGAATggagaataaaaaataagtaaaaatatatagaaagcacataaatatatgcataaatataaataaaaaaaagcaccaaaataaaagaaatatattttttcaatttataattattttaatttaaataaaaagtttatataatattgGAGTATTTAGGAattgaataaaatattaaaaatatatacacataataaatatgttaaGAATATTAGTGAAAAAAAGAGCTATAcaaaaatcaaaaatattgaataaaAGTTAAagtattcatatatatatatattttaatagcATTAATATTATGagatatatagaaaaaatagattaataataaaaaaaataataaatatatgtccAGATtccatatattaattatatgttTGCATATAGTGttaatatatgtaatatgaagaaaaaaaaattatagtataaataaaactgtaaaatatattaatgcaCAAGCAGTGAGTTATGTAATTAAAAGCAATAcaaataagtaaaaaagaaaaataaaacaaaacaaaaatttatgtatGAGTAAGATGTATGTTTaatgtattattttctttaaaaagttaaaaataaaatgctATTTTAATTTGTGTAGTTTCAAgtttaaaaagttaaaaataaaatactacTTTTATTTAGTTTCTTTGACCATcgttttatattatatctcATTTTACTTAATAATTGTAAACATTTATCTGCATTTTCGTGATCTATTTTATCTAATAAGCAGGATGATTTGTCAAATATTTCTATACACAATTTTAAAGCTTTTTGTTCATATcctaaaataaaatataaaaaatagatgTAACTACTTGCTAAATGTAAGTAGTTCACATCAGTCGGCTGCATGTATTTTTTTCCTAAGTCTAAAGCTTTTTTATATGCTTCTTGAGCTAATTgttcatatttatatttcacACCAGTTTCAGTTATATctgatattattttatattgattcccatttaaataaatataataaatccTATTTTGTTCTTCATTTATTGTATACAAAATACAATTTATAAGGTTTATTATGACTTCACAgtttaaaagaaattgagtttttattttcagtctagtatttttacatatgtttctttttaattgtaGATTATAATTTCCATCTTGTTCTATTATTGTATCCTTTTTATGATAAAACttaaaagtatatttatatgaaattatGGAATGATAACTATATGCTCTTAAAGTATTTTCTAAaccttctttttctttttctgttAATTCTACTTCAGGATGATTTACTCTATCTAACAAAAGAAGTATTGCACAAGTAACAGAATAATTATAATCtgaatatttatatgttgTGTTCAAGAAATTATATATGGTTTCTCTAGTAAATTCTACTTTTATACTACCATTAACATTGCTATTAATTAATGATTTTACATTATTACTATATGTTTCAAgcaaattattatatttttgcaagattttatcttttatattttttattttttcttctttatctaTTTCATACTCCACAGAAAGATTTTCCACATTGCTATCATTGTCTGAATAATCTGATAGTTTTAATTGGGTCGTTCTATAGCCTATTTCTGTATGATTTACTATGTTTTGAATACTTTTATCTGTTTTTGTTTTACTTTTATCATGAGTTTTTTTGATATCATCATTAGAGCTATTTTTTGCTTTTAGCTTGCTTTCTGCTGTTTTAGATTTATTTAATACATTCTTTTTTGTATTGGTAGTTTTATTTAagtttgtttttttttttgttaaattataATCATGATTGTTTCTATTACTTTCAATAACATTTGGGGATAAAGCTTTTATACTAGAATTCTCTTTGTTAGTATTGCTATTGTTAGAAATATTGTTTATTCCcctttcctttttttttgattttgtatttttttcttttttattacttttttcatttgcaattttttctttatctttatttttcgagttcataattttatctttaatttttttatctaatatatttttttctgaattttTCTTTGTGCTATTCTTTGGTTTATTTTCGTTCTCTTTTTTAAGGGATTTATGAAACTCTTTTTCATTGATAAAACTATTTACCTCATTTGGCAAGAAAGTACTCTTTTTTGATGAAAAATTAGCAGAACCTGATTTACTGAAGTATAAatgtttttcatttattttcattattttattaaatagaCCTTATTTTACTTATAAATGTTAATTATCAATATTATTCGAATATATATctgttttttgttttattttatttttatcaaaaataaaaaagaagggAAATTAGTTAACATGAATAATTAGTGTTCATGGTTTGtcttaaaacatattattcataataatatatgGTTATCTCAATATTTTAATCATTTATGGATCTGATAATATCTACATAAAaggtatttttatttatttatttattttttttttttattttgaacattttattttatttttaaatatggcgtgtgcaaaaatatttttataatattaaagaactttttatataaaatatattttgatgTGTAAACACGCAAATATTCAcgattttaatatttttatatttcattttaaatattcttatatataaaagttattttaaagatattCAAAGAAATTGTAAACAACAACAAAAAATGATTACATGTTGTAAAAATGAGcctcaatttttttttttttcgaatATGTTTAAGttaaatatgtattatatatgaatataattttttttttttttttactgaTGCACAACACATAAGTATAatagaaatttaaaaatataggtAGCTATATgaaaaacaatttaaaaataaaaattatgaacaatcatttttttttttttaagacgttattttgataaaaatgtTACTGTTATAAAAACGaagatttttataaaaaaaaaaaaaactatagtATGTGATAAAgcaaatatttatatgaattaaataatattgtttcttaaaatgaaaaagatctGGTTCTCTAAAAAATATCGTAATAAAAAATCCAAAAATAAGGTAGTTTTGCCTTTTATATTGCAAATGAGTTTAAGaaaaatgatatttattttcccttgaataataatatatgaataaaaaacaaatctaatattttatataaggcaatttaaaatgtattaatgttcatgtaaatatttaatttataatggCGTTTTAAGTTTTTACATTTTCGTGTCATAAAAAGTAATTATCTTCATGGTTATTAATCGATAGTAATATATGtttttgatttaaaaaattataaaaaataaaaatatctattttaaaaaaattcatgCCTTATAAATCAAattgaatataaaatttcagaatattttaatatgtaGGGATATATATTAAACAAATGCATGAATGTGTGAAAAGACCATTTACTAATTAAATTGAgattattcttttataaatttaaatgggATTTATAGGAATATCTTCTTATATTTGAGTATTATTTTAGCtgaaatttttctatttacattaacatttatatatataaatcgaTTCATATAAATCTTAATTGGGACTCTTAATaagtattattaaataatatactcAGTTCCATAGTTTTTTGTTTCCTGGaaaaatatctttaaaatttgttaaaaaaaaaaataatagttacttacaaaaaatagtaattttttaaagagaactttaaaatatatcataTCATGCacagtaaaaataattttccttCAAAACAAAAAGATATTCTTAAAATCTTGTTagtgttaatttttttcttagtaTTTTTAggcaaaattttttttaacttaaataaaaaaaaaaaaatgaacttttaaatgaatatcaTATATTGTACAAAAAGaagtaaaaaagaaaaaaaaagcagTAAAAATCTTATATTTTTCCCCTTTTAAAAAGAAGAGAGAAAAAATTCTCTTATTTTTAcgtattttcatttaatatttatattgatgtctattatatatatgtaaatttttagtttcattgataatatttttgttttcataAAGAAGAATAATACCATAACATTTTTGATggtacacttttttttttattccatTTATAAATTGAATcctattatttatatatttttacaactTATATTTCAAATTAAGTGAAAAAAAACACACTTAGcataaaaaattcaaaaaaaaaaaaaaataataatatagttTTAcattgttatatttttttaattatatatttatcactttttttttttttaattaaatcataccttattttttttaataatcctATATTTCTCTGAAATTACTTTTTTGTTATTCTTTTCCTTCACAATCAGTTTAATAAGGTCCATTAGTAGATAGTAAtaacttaaattattttaaaattatagtaaaagaaaaacagTAAATATAtgatcaattttttttttttatattttgtaccaaaattaaaacattaaGTTGaagtatattttaaatgcaaaaattaaactagaaattatgttttaaatataaattataaagaagttatgaaaataaatgaattgtAAATATAAGTAAATTATTGATAAGAGTAcatttttaagaataaatagattaagaaaaaaaaactataagtaatataatatatatcaggatatttaaaatatataaataaaaaaaaaaaatatgagtttaaaaaatgaaactaATGAAAACATTTTATGTGGAGGTGAAGATATATCAGCTCTTGTTGTTGATTTGGGATTTAATACCTCGAAAATAGGGCATAATCAAGAGGACACTCCGAGAATATTTTTGAATAGCATATGTGGAGAGAATATTTATGAGGAAGAAAGAAATATAAgtgaattagaaaaaaaaaattattataagaaattaaaatttcctttgaatttatataatagaaaTGAAAATGTAAGAATAAAACCGTTATTTGATCGTGATAAGTCAAATAATGTAATATTAAATAGTGACGTATTTGAGAGAATATTAGAATATTCTATTGAAGGAGTAGAAGTGAAAAGAATATTTGAGTGCACtgatgaaataataaatccTATTAAATTAGGTGgactaaatttaaaatttgatGAACATCCAATTTTGTTATCAGAATCaaatatacataataataaaataagagaACAAATAAcagaattattatttgaaaaatataatgttcCTGCATTATATTTTGcaaaaaaagcaaaattaACATCTTTTAGTTTAGGTAGATCAAATTCATTAGTTATTGATATTGGATTTAGctcattaaatataaatccAGTTTATGAAGGATAtgttttacaaaaaaattcatttgaATATAATGTTGGTGGTGATTATTTTGATAAGTtaatatatgataaattaaaaaaagataatattaatattattccATATTTTTGTAGTCAAAAATATAACGGTATTGATgtgtataaaaatattcatagtTCATACAAAGAAGAAGCTATATTAGATATTATAAGATACATGAAAGAAAGTGTTTGCAAAATACGTAtagaaaatgatataaaaagtaaagaaaataatataaataatttaaaaggaaatgaaaatgataatttaaataataatatgaatgatCCTCCAAAAGAAGAATTCTTTGAATTACCTGATGGATATAAAATTAAcgtagaaaaatataaatatgataTAGCTGAAAATTTGTTTAAAAGTATACCttcagaaaataattttaaaggaTTACCTCAAAGTATAATTAACTGCGTTATTTCAACAGATGTTGACATAAGAAAGGATTTGCTTCAATCAATTATATTAACAGGTGGATCTTCTTTATTCCCAGGTCTAGTGGAAAggttatttaattcattaagAGAAAAAGAGTGTTTTAGTCAATCtcttaaattaaaaatattaaatatgacATCACTGGTAGAGAATAAATATTCCTCTTGGTTGGGAGGATCTATTTTAGCTAGCTTAGGAACATTTCAACAATTATGGATATCTAAGAAAGAATATCTTGATTATGgtcataaaattatttttgataGATGCTTTTAAGATTCTCctcctttttttattttttttttcttttttgtatttaaatttttaaaaaattattaatattattttaaagaaagataaaaaaataaaacatttttaaatatatattctttattttttttttcttttttatactaaaattttcaatgattatatatatgtatctctatattatttttatgctctgttaaattatttctaatacaattttttatattctttttaaatatttagttcttttatattttatttttattattaatattattattattttattttattttatttattttattttatattttttttttttttttttttttttttttttgtatatttgtcataaaattatatgttttttacTTAATTAGTATTGATATAaacatattaataatataatcctatatttatttgaaattgtaaatatttttatttgatatgaataattatttataataaaaattgtttttctCTACAGCTGTGTATACATGTATATaagtttaaataaaaattttgctaaattaatttaaaataaaaaaaaaagcacttataaataataaattacaattttatattaatcttaagaataaatacaaaatgttataatttcctataaaaaaaaataagccATCTATCCTTTTAACAGTtgtaacaataaaaatatttatgagaCAGATATGAagattaaattttatataattttttttggataaatatatatatattttaaaaattacaaaattttaagaaaGTTTTACCATGATTAAAAGTTAgacaatattttaataaaaatgagaatttaaaagaaatcaTGTAAGCATATTTAATcaaattttcaataaaataaatgtaaaaattttaattaaaaatatagaaaaatataatagaaaaaaagttataataaGAATACTAATGTAGTAACAAATCCATTATTCATAGCTaattattatgaaatatataagtatatatattcaatttaatttataaataaataaaaaaaatataaaataaataaataaataaaaatgatatatagtaaattataaagaatgCATATGCATTTTATTAATCAGCACTACTTACATTTtcaataaaacaaaaaataaagtttataaaagtaaatatatttatataaattaaaatatttgattttttatatttttcttttatatatatacttttattaataaattgcaaataaatatagaatTAAAATATCAGGGAAATatgcattaaaaaaatagaatttctttattctatatatttatgaaattcttttttttttcttattcatTTTCCATACTTTTgaaatcttttaaaaaattatctataACCTTTTGTGGGATTTTTGAAATCTCTTCATAatctttatttaaagatGCTAATATTTTTTCCCATAAATGTTCTCCTTTATACGAGTTAGATATATTAGATGAAGTATTATTGTCACtgttattatcattattattattattatcaaattCAGAAGAactaaaaatgatttttgataataattctttattatcaCAGTTGATAGCTATCCAGTAgtcattatttaattcttctatTAATTGGTTTAAATCCCAGGTAGCCTTTCCAATAAATctttttatcaattttttttctgttcCATTGTTATTACTTAAAGTATTTACACTACTCAAGctatttacattatttaaattattttcttctttcatattttctgtatctttatttaaaagattgTTTTTTAAAGTATCTGAACTACTTTCATTCGACAAAtgaattttacttttttcttcatcataagaatcttttaataaattattttttgaatttattatatcaCAATCATGATGATCAACATGATTCAAAttgatattttcattataaccttcatatattaaatcatttattacaatattttttgaaaattttttcatattgtGTAAAATTGTTAATCCTGGTAATGGCCCTCCTAGccaaaataaataaactggatttttcatataataatttttatttacagaatttatatttattttgctTAAAGACgaagatttatttttttttgtttttttcattttttctaaattttgcCTCTCATTAATAATACTTTCTGTTTCTATTTCTGAATGCTCCATCTCTTCATGtgtatcttcttttttttttgtaatatattcttcatatttttctgtactttcttcattttcttcatcttcataaTTTTCTTCGTCTTCATTTTCACAAGTTTCCTCATCTTCATATTCTTCGtcatcttcttcatttttatctcCATCATCATCATAACAACTTTCTTCATCATCTAGCTGCTGCTTGCtagttatatttttactttttccaaatataccttttttttctttttcataggCACTATCTTCATCATAAATCTTATTggtttctttaaatttttgaatttttttatgtattaattctttttcttcttcacttaattttttttcttcattattattgcTTTCAGTCAATTCTGCTTTCTTAGGTATTTTGTCTAACTTctctttatttttctctttatcaaaaatatgtatacgattatttattattacaaCTTTCCATTTGTTATACttttcaaaataaattttataaaactcatttaaaaattgtaactttttaatttcacTCTTTATATCAGTCATAGAACCGATATTATAGGAAGGTAAAAAGCGTAAATAAAGAGGAACCTTATTtagttttataatataatgaGTAATTATATCTAAAAGATGTTCATCcatcattataaaaaagttattttttttttttattttattattcgtATAATGCTTTGAAGAGCTACGAAATTGTATTCTTAAAAACATTTCTTGTAAATCTTTTAATGTTGGGAAATCGTCTTGACTAATATTTTGATCTTCTGTTTTCATGTCTTTTTTACTTTctaattcatattttttttctaaatacgTTTCCTTTTttccattattttttaagctAATAGATGTTTTAGTAgtattaacattttttatatcatcaatatttttaacGATACTTTTTACATTACTTACATTTTCCGTagcattattatcattaattttttcagtatcacttatattcattttatccGTTTTTATGTTATCTATTGTTGAGTTTTCATCtaaatgtttttttgtttttgctACTTCCTTATTATCCATATATTCTTCTTTTCTATCTAATTCTTTAAGAGTTTTTATACTATCATTATTCTTATCtgataaataattttcagatatttcattaatgaatttcttatttttaaaatacagtttatttaatattttaataatttctttatcaTTAGAAATCCCCATATAATTATTGTATAAAGGatgtttatttaaaattaatccACAtactaaattatttttttctttttgagtGATTAATATAACAGATTTATTCCATAACGTACTAGAAGTTAATGGATGAGCAATCAATATAGttccttttttaatttcatttttataatttattcttttcaaaatattatttttattgttctTCATAtgattattatcattatattCAGAATTACCAATGTtagttttattaatatttttttttgtattattaatatcattttctGAAACATTGTTAACAATTACACTGACATTATTTTCGtcattttttactttatctgaattatattcttcattattttcagaagaatttttacttatttttctatttaaatttttttttaacacgTAAGgcttctttttattttcgttttccttttcattttctatttctaGTTCATTTTCTCtttccttttccttttcaGTAAATGCATTAAAATTTATCATGcgaatattatttttaaaaaaaattttttcttcttccgAATTCCATATATCTCTATCTTCCAATAACTTAGTATTTTTCAATTGAAAATATTTGTTTTCATTTGATATAGTTAATATAGACTTTTTTATTCTACTCAAATGCCGAATAGCCGTAAAACCAATATTAAAAacatcattatttatattacttcttaaataattaattaattcacttctcaatttttttttattcgaTTTAATGGGACAATAGTGAATATTGTTATTTAAATAGTATTTCAGAAATTCATTATATCTTTcacatttttcattttcatatcTGTATATACTTGACAAAAAACATTTCCATATTTCATTTTCGTCAAAAAAATTCGATAATCTTCCTACTGTTCGAATTAATAAACGCAaaactttattattttcttttaaattcatgattttttttttaattatatatattcatatgcggatatgataaaattaataaaaaataaattatataaaaaataaattataataaaataaagtgaataatataatatagttaaaaaagggaaaaaaaaaaacgtaaaataataatttatttttttttttaatgtattcgTTAtcccttttatttttaatcaaGCGATTTTTTTGTTGCAGTTATACTCAAAATTATTCAAAGGGATTCTTATTTTCActgtataaaaaataaataaatatatatacttttacaaatacatacatatatatatatttacagaAATATGTAATTAAATGAATggtataaatttttttatatttttctatatgcAATATTAGATtctctatttttaataacaGATATGGTTTATATTTACAATTACTTTCTCAAATTTTTTCAAAggcattttttttaaaaaaaaaaaaaataattaaataaaaaaaaagcacaATTgctcttaaaaaaaaaatatgaaaaacataaataaaaaaattaaaagaaaaaaaaaatgtaagaaTAATATAAGTTAATACCTACAAatctttttcttattttatttatttttttttttctcgaATTGACGCTTAAGTATTTGCCActtaaatagaaaaagagtAGATTctacacatttttttttttttaacttaaaaTACTGATAgttttatacatataaataatttttaagaaaagcTCAAATAATATTCTAAACCAATGGAtgttaaaaacataaattgATTATGagtttttttcaaaatattattaaatagaTAGTTTTTCATTAcgatattataaataatttgtatatttatatttaaaaaattgaaaaaatttatgaagtTCACAATTATTTAAGAaggcaaaaaaaaaaaaaaagtcaatTTCATAATTGACAAAAAGAACATGTGTAAAACTTTCATaacatatattaattaataataagaatataGAATTTGTGttatttttaacatataaaatttaactttctttttaatattagcAACATTTTTGACATTTATTCTatgaaataagaaaaataaatatatatgcatacttaatttttcaaatatagATGCATATATTagataaaaagataaaagaataaaataattttataataaaatgaatcaTACTATATACCTTATATATggagaaataataaaagcaTAAGAatgttaaataaaatattaaaaaagaaataaaatatgtatatatttaaaataaaaactttaaTGATATACAAAGAAACAAATtgtactaaaaaaaaaaaagaaaaagaaattaagtAATATTGTTTGTAATCTTAGAATtcaaaattagaaaaataaaatattttaccttatttttttaaacgagattctttttttttttatatataaaaattaaaaaataaatgatgaaGTCTTATTaagattttttaatttgttagtgtttttaaatttatgaaaagtagcgtattttttttttaatgattcaCTGTTGTtgcattttaataaatttcttATTTGCTTTTCAACAATAACTACATTTTCTTTATGTTTAActccattttttaaattttctattatataaTCTTCATTCTgaaattctaaaaataatattaatgcttgttttatgaattttttagtTTCTTCTAACTTAGCATTtatgaaatttaaaaatggcTCTGCGAAATCacttaaattaaaatttatcaaATCATTTTTTGGTAAATTTTTTAGGAacaaataaacaaaataagaCATCTTCTTAGATATGGAAGAATTCTTATCGTATGAATGAGAACAAATTAATCTTAAcatttcataattattaacACTATTGCTATATATCATAAATTCTTCAATTGATTTAGTAGCACAGTCatttaaaaagttattttttatatctaatttttttattatgaagGGAAAAATACtaacaaaaaatttacataaattaattttattatcctTTAAACTTGTGCATACATATTTAATTGTtaaaaaactatttttacatatacaAGACCTAGGACTACAAcagaaatttattatattggGTATGATAACTTTTAAATTATCCCATTCgttaaatttatttgtatttttagcTAAAATTTGAATATTTGTTAAAGCTACAAAGTCATTCATCcaatttatttcttctttattctttacgtcatttttattttctgattcatttttattttttgtttgactcttattttctatattatttttatttttaatattattgttTTCCTCTTC
It encodes:
- the ARP4a gene encoding actin-related protein, putative yields the protein MSLKNETNENILCGGEDISALVVDLGFNTSKIGHNQEDTPRIFLNSICGENIYEEERNISELEKKNYYKKLKFPLNLYNRNENVRIKPLFDRDKSNNVILNSDVFERILEYSIEGVEVKRIFECTDEIINPIKLGGLNLKFDEHPILLSESNIHNNKIREQITELLFEKYNVPALYFAKKAKLTSFSLGRSNSLVIDIGFSSLNINPVYEGYVLQKNSFEYNVGGDYFDKLIYDKLKKDNINIIPYFCSQKYNGIDVYKNIHSSYKEEAILDIIRYMKESVCKIRIENDIKSKENNINNLKGNENDNLNNNMNDPPKEEFFELPDGYKINVEKYKYDIAENLFKSIPSENNFKGLPQSIINCVISTDVDIRKDLLQSIILTGGSSLFPGLVERLFNSLREKECFSQSLKLKILNMTSLVENKYSSWLGGSILASLGTFQQLWISKKEYLDYGHKIIFDRCF